In Humulus lupulus chromosome 6, drHumLupu1.1, whole genome shotgun sequence, a single genomic region encodes these proteins:
- the LOC133781673 gene encoding non-specific lipid transfer protein GPI-anchored 14-like has protein sequence MSIYQYNNVTHYISFLFPKSLSSSSPYKEPPKTRDRDHHTHQNLSLSDHFSFFLSAKMGSKHETMGVTNTWGLAVVAVLVVLNNIGFVRSTSLDEDRAQCADKLVGLATCLPYVGGEAKSPTLDCCSGLKTVVEKSKKCLCVLLKDRNDPNLGINLNSTLALQLPTSCHVPTNISKCVELLHLAPNSSDAKMFEGYANSHGKSSSGSLAPISSENSTSNGSTIGNDKSESGKGKGLMGMEIIMGTILFFCPHLVLYI, from the exons ATGTCTATTTATCAATATAATAATGTCACCCACTACATCTCTTTCCTTTTTCCAAAgtcactttcttcttcttctccatatAAAGAGCCTCCAAAGACTAGAGATAGAGACCATCATACTCATCAAAACCTCTCTCTTTCtgatcatttttctttctttctctcggCTAAAATGGGTTCAAAACATGAAACTATGGGAGTTACAAACACATGGGGTTTGGCAGTAGTAGCAGTACTAGTAGTGTTGAATAACATAGGGTTTGTGAGGTCAACGAGTCTTGACGAGGACCGAGCACAGTGCGCGGACAAGCTTGTTGGGCTGGCTACGTGCCTGCCGTACGTGGGCGGAGAGGCCAAGAGTCCGACGTTGGACTGCTGCAGTGGGCTGAAGACGGTGGTGGAGAAGAGCAAGAAGTGCCTTTGTGTTCTGCTCAAAGACCGCAATGATCCCAACCTTGGCATCAACCTCAACTCCACTCTTGCTTTACAACTCCCCACTTCCTGCCACGTCCCCACCAACATATCTAAGTGTGTTG AACTCTTGCATTTGGCACCCAATTCTTCTGATGCAAAGATGTTTGAAGGATATGCAAATAGCCATGGGAAAAGCAGTAGTGGCTCTTTGGCTCCAATTTCAAGTG aaaattcTACAAGCAATGGGAGCACAATTGGAAATGACAAAAGTGAAAGTGGGAAAGGAAAAGGATTGATGGGAATGGAGATAATTATGGGAACTATCCTATTTTTCTGTCCACATTtagttctttacatttga